From Candidatus Neomarinimicrobiota bacterium, the proteins below share one genomic window:
- the trpB gene encoding tryptophan synthase subunit beta yields the protein MSRSFSQLPDTRGYFGEYGGSYVPPQLESILQEITDAYEKIREDESFHQELAYLYKHYVGRPSPIFHAKTLSKKYGGAQIYFKREDLNHTGAHKINHCLGEVLLAKRMGKKKVIAETGAGQHGVALATAAALLDMPCDVYMGDIDMEKEHPNVTRMRILGTRVVPVTRGTRTLKDAVDAAFEAYLGDPDNIFYAIGSVVGPHPFPMMVRDFQSVVGREARSQFLEMNGKLPDHLIACVGGGSNAMGLFNAFLEDKEVGMYGVEPSGLSLNEGEHAATLTLGKPGVMHGFKSYMLQDEEGNPLRVYSVASGLDYPSVGPQHSFLKDIKRVEYVTVNDKETIDAFFELSRIEGLIPALESAHAVAFAVKLASTLPKTATLLVNLSGRGDKDIEFVVNKYGKEYGL from the coding sequence ATGAGCAGATCATTTTCACAATTACCGGATACACGAGGCTACTTTGGGGAATACGGTGGATCCTATGTTCCCCCACAGCTTGAATCCATCTTACAGGAAATCACGGATGCCTATGAAAAGATCCGTGAAGACGAATCCTTTCATCAGGAGCTGGCTTATCTGTACAAGCATTATGTCGGCAGGCCCAGCCCCATTTTTCATGCAAAAACACTTTCCAAAAAGTACGGTGGTGCCCAGATCTATTTCAAACGGGAGGATCTGAACCATACGGGAGCCCATAAAATCAATCATTGTCTTGGCGAGGTGCTTCTGGCAAAGAGAATGGGCAAGAAAAAAGTCATTGCTGAAACAGGTGCCGGCCAGCATGGGGTTGCCCTGGCGACTGCCGCAGCATTGCTTGATATGCCCTGTGATGTGTACATGGGCGATATTGACATGGAAAAAGAACACCCCAACGTGACACGAATGAGAATCCTGGGAACACGTGTTGTACCGGTCACCCGGGGGACCCGAACTTTGAAGGATGCTGTGGATGCTGCCTTTGAAGCTTATCTCGGCGATCCGGACAATATTTTTTATGCCATTGGTTCAGTGGTAGGACCCCATCCCTTTCCCATGATGGTCCGTGATTTTCAAAGTGTCGTGGGACGGGAAGCGCGCAGTCAGTTTCTGGAAATGAACGGAAAACTTCCGGATCACCTGATTGCCTGCGTCGGCGGCGGATCTAATGCCATGGGACTCTTTAATGCTTTTCTGGAAGATAAAGAAGTGGGGATGTATGGCGTGGAACCTTCCGGCCTGAGCCTGAATGAAGGAGAACATGCTGCGACACTCACACTGGGTAAACCCGGTGTGATGCATGGTTTCAAATCCTACATGCTTCAGGATGAAGAAGGCAACCCACTGAGAGTCTATTCTGTGGCCAGCGGACTGGATTATCCATCTGTCGGTCCACAGCATAGTTTTCTCAAAGATATTAAAAGGGTTGAATACGTTACCGTGAATGATAAAGAGACGATTGATGCTTTCTTTGAACTTTCCCGGATTGAAGGTCTCATACCTGCTCTGGAAAGTGCCCATGCCGTGGCTTTTGCCGTAAAACTGGCATCGACTCTCCCTAAAACAGCAACTTTGCTGGTGAATCTTTCCGGACGGGGGGACAAGGATATTGAATTTGTAGTGAATAAATATGGCAAAGAGTATGGTTTGTAA
- a CDS encoding HAD family hydrolase produces the protein MTHKLILFDIDGTLLHAGKTPSTVFTESIGSVVGKTVKFPKQIFFGRTDTFIIREMLRQHLETPADGEYYRIKEHFIHRMKERFPQSDDGFLIPGIKQYLGKLRGESDIHLGLVTGNFKETAFVKLSHFGLDDYFETGGFGDDAEDRPELLRQAVEKANQHYGRLFSSEDIVVVGDTLHDIHSAHHWGYRSVAVSHIRDKDTLLEGKPDVLIENYNGLKDSRVLFE, from the coding sequence TTGACACATAAACTTATCCTCTTTGATATAGATGGCACCCTGCTTCATGCAGGGAAAACCCCTTCAACCGTTTTTACCGAATCTATCGGATCTGTTGTCGGAAAAACCGTTAAATTCCCAAAACAGATCTTCTTTGGCCGAACGGATACTTTTATCATCCGGGAGATGCTCCGGCAACATCTGGAAACACCGGCCGATGGTGAATATTATCGCATCAAAGAGCACTTTATCCACCGTATGAAAGAACGCTTCCCCCAATCTGACGACGGTTTTTTAATTCCTGGAATTAAACAATATCTGGGCAAATTAAGGGGTGAATCAGATATCCATTTGGGACTGGTCACCGGAAATTTCAAAGAAACAGCATTTGTCAAACTTTCCCATTTTGGGTTGGATGATTATTTTGAAACAGGGGGATTTGGAGACGATGCGGAAGACCGGCCTGAACTTTTAAGACAGGCCGTCGAAAAGGCAAACCAACACTATGGAAGATTATTTTCTTCTGAAGATATTGTTGTCGTGGGAGACACCCTTCATGATATACACAGCGCCCATCACTGGGGGTACCGCTCTGTCGCCGTCAGTCATATCCGGGACAAAGATACATTGCTGGAAGGCAAGCCGGATGTCCTTATTGAAAATTATAACGGGTTAAAGGATTCACGCGTATTATTTGAATAA
- a CDS encoding DJ-1/PfpI family protein: protein MSDIKVLVPLAEGFEEIEAVTIIDMLRRAGAVVVSAGLHERHVTGGHEIRLETDVLLDDVQNKSWDLIVLPGGGKGVENLLADSRILSLIHRHVQAGKEIGAICAAPRVLEKAGVTKGRTLTIHPMQREYLKDSKVEDKAVVMSDRMITGRSAGAAMAFSLALISRLMGKDVAEKVEKGVISGVRFDT, encoded by the coding sequence ATGAGTGATATCAAAGTGCTGGTCCCCCTGGCCGAAGGATTTGAAGAAATTGAAGCCGTCACCATCATAGACATGCTCCGCAGGGCAGGTGCTGTTGTGGTCAGTGCTGGACTTCATGAAAGACATGTGACGGGAGGGCATGAAATTCGTCTGGAAACAGATGTATTGCTGGATGATGTTCAGAATAAATCATGGGATTTAATTGTCCTTCCCGGAGGCGGTAAAGGGGTTGAAAACCTTTTGGCAGATTCGAGAATCCTTTCCTTGATACACAGACATGTTCAGGCAGGAAAAGAAATCGGAGCAATATGCGCTGCCCCACGGGTCCTGGAAAAAGCCGGTGTAACAAAAGGACGTACACTCACCATCCATCCCATGCAGAGAGAATACCTCAAAGACTCCAAAGTGGAAGACAAGGCTGTGGTGATGAGTGACCGGATGATAACCGGACGGAGTGCCGGCGCGGCCATGGCTTTTTCTTTGGCACTTATCAGCAGGCTCATGGGAAAGGATGTTGCGGAAAAGGTGGAAAAAGGTGTCATATCCGGAGTCCGTTTTGACACATAA
- a CDS encoding Na+/H+ antiporter NhaC family protein yields the protein MKQGFKGRILFVLIFIFIAGILQAAEPTASDINAREWGIWTLIPPLTAIILAFVTRNVILSLFIGIYSGAYMLLLNTDNAFHAIWKGFIRVTYEMQASLASSWNAGIILQTLAIGGLIGVISRIGGAKAIAEALSKKAKSPRSAQFYTWCMGLFIFFDDYANALTVGPIMRPVTDRMKISREKLAFVIDATAAPIAGIALISTWIGYELGLINDGFTSIGLDANAYGMFIRTIPYRFYNIFILIFILVGIWLLREFGPMYKAEKRARETGNVHGENAQPMVDTDARSVQPKKGIKLQASNAVVPILILILGAFLGLYYDGYRAIVTGTDSTLAEQLLSAPLSFFAFREAFSASNASIVLFQAALLAGIVAIAMGVKRKIFGWIDAINAWVSGAKALVITIVILILAWSLSGIVNELGTAVYLVSVLSDAVPAFLLSSIIFILGASISFATGTSYGTMGILMPLAIPLAYALDPSRGFLAMNIGAVLTGAIFGDHCSPISDTTILSSMGSACDHIDHTRTQLGYAVPVALIAIFFGYIPAGLGVPAWITLIMGAGAVFAVVRIFGKNV from the coding sequence ATGAAACAGGGATTCAAAGGCAGAATTTTATTTGTTTTAATATTTATTTTTATAGCAGGTATCCTTCAGGCTGCCGAACCCACAGCTTCTGACATCAATGCCCGGGAATGGGGAATCTGGACCCTGATTCCACCGTTGACGGCGATTATTCTGGCCTTTGTAACCCGGAATGTGATTTTATCGCTCTTTATTGGAATTTATTCCGGGGCATACATGCTACTTTTAAACACGGATAATGCATTTCATGCCATTTGGAAGGGATTTATCCGGGTCACCTACGAAATGCAGGCCAGTCTGGCTTCATCCTGGAATGCCGGGATTATTCTGCAAACACTGGCCATTGGTGGACTCATTGGTGTTATTTCCCGGATCGGCGGAGCCAAAGCAATAGCAGAAGCTCTTTCCAAAAAAGCAAAATCACCCCGTTCCGCCCAGTTTTATACCTGGTGTATGGGACTCTTTATCTTTTTTGATGACTATGCCAATGCTTTAACGGTAGGGCCCATCATGCGACCGGTGACAGACCGGATGAAGATTTCACGGGAAAAACTGGCCTTTGTCATTGACGCTACTGCAGCTCCCATCGCCGGTATTGCCCTCATATCCACCTGGATTGGATACGAGCTGGGACTCATCAATGATGGATTTACAAGTATCGGCCTGGACGCCAATGCCTATGGAATGTTTATTCGAACCATCCCCTATCGGTTCTATAACATTTTTATCCTGATATTTATTCTTGTAGGGATATGGCTTCTCAGGGAATTTGGTCCCATGTACAAAGCAGAAAAACGTGCCCGGGAAACAGGTAATGTCCACGGTGAAAATGCCCAGCCTATGGTGGATACCGATGCCCGATCCGTCCAGCCTAAAAAAGGAATCAAGCTTCAGGCTTCCAATGCTGTTGTGCCCATTCTCATTTTGATTCTGGGGGCTTTTCTGGGGCTCTATTATGATGGTTACCGGGCGATTGTCACGGGTACGGACTCGACTCTGGCGGAACAGTTGCTCAGCGCGCCACTCTCTTTCTTTGCTTTCCGGGAAGCCTTCAGCGCGTCTAATGCCAGTATTGTTCTGTTTCAGGCAGCTCTGCTGGCAGGAATTGTCGCCATTGCCATGGGTGTGAAACGGAAGATTTTTGGCTGGATTGACGCAATCAACGCCTGGGTCAGTGGTGCAAAAGCGCTGGTGATCACCATCGTGATTCTGATCCTGGCCTGGTCCCTCAGCGGTATTGTGAATGAATTGGGAACTGCCGTCTATCTGGTATCGGTCCTCTCTGATGCCGTCCCCGCCTTTCTCCTCTCCTCCATCATTTTTATTCTGGGTGCTTCCATATCCTTTGCCACCGGCACATCCTACGGGACCATGGGAATTCTCATGCCATTGGCCATCCCCCTGGCGTATGCCCTGGATCCGTCCCGGGGATTTCTGGCAATGAATATCGGCGCCGTGCTCACCGGTGCGATTTTTGGTGATCACTGTTCCCCCATATCCGATACAACTATTCTATCTTCCATGGGATCCGCCTGTGATCATATTGATCACACCCGGACCCAGCTGGGATACGCCGTCCCTGTTGCTTTGATTGCTATCTTTTTTGGATATATACCCGCCGGCCTGGGTGTCCCTGCGTGGATAACCCTTATTATGGGGGCCGGGGCTGTTTTTGCTGTTGTAAGAATATTTGGGAAAAACGTCTGA
- a CDS encoding C40 family peptidase, producing MIGSVRKEFAPDKRVAVFHVTAERESGRIVLQGETNLPRAMSTLETKLKEKGISFVNEVRVLPDREELDNRCRGVITVSVANIRVTPANSAEMATQAILGTPVRLYKKNERGSYYYVQTPDGYLGWIDNSSVQPMNDKVFESWKESSRILFLEDYGYVYSSPDNQSRRVSDLVAGSILVTTGQKNGYFSVVFPDGRKGYVSEKESMDFNQWLASRNPTAENIIETSYRYIGTPYLWGGTSTKMMDCSGFTKMVFFLNGIILPRDASQQVLEGTLLTEDVEELSHVPPASLVFFGRQATDNSPWRVWHVGLWLGDGLMIHEDGPLKIESLNPDVSPFNQKRYETFYSARDFLNVIGKGYIIPVAKHDWYVNS from the coding sequence ATGATCGGATCTGTCCGTAAGGAGTTTGCCCCGGACAAGCGGGTGGCGGTATTTCATGTGACGGCGGAACGAGAAAGCGGCCGTATAGTGCTTCAGGGTGAAACGAATCTGCCCCGGGCAATGAGCACTTTGGAAACAAAATTAAAGGAAAAAGGGATTTCTTTTGTCAATGAAGTCCGCGTATTGCCCGATCGGGAAGAGCTGGATAACCGGTGCCGGGGGGTCATCACCGTTTCCGTTGCCAATATTCGTGTGACTCCGGCAAATTCGGCGGAAATGGCAACACAGGCCATTCTGGGGACGCCGGTCCGGTTGTATAAGAAAAATGAACGGGGATCGTATTACTATGTTCAAACACCGGACGGATACCTGGGCTGGATTGATAACAGTTCGGTCCAACCCATGAATGATAAGGTTTTTGAGTCCTGGAAAGAATCCTCCCGGATTCTCTTTCTGGAGGATTACGGTTATGTGTATTCATCTCCTGATAATCAAAGCCGCCGTGTGTCGGATCTGGTAGCAGGCAGTATTCTGGTGACAACGGGTCAGAAAAACGGGTATTTCAGTGTTGTGTTTCCTGACGGTCGAAAAGGATATGTTTCTGAAAAAGAATCCATGGATTTTAATCAATGGCTGGCTTCACGAAATCCCACGGCTGAAAATATTATTGAAACATCTTACCGGTACATTGGCACCCCCTATTTGTGGGGAGGGACATCCACAAAGATGATGGATTGCAGTGGTTTTACGAAAATGGTATTCTTTTTGAATGGGATTATTCTGCCCCGTGATGCTTCCCAACAGGTATTGGAGGGAACGCTTTTAACCGAAGATGTAGAAGAGTTGTCACATGTTCCCCCGGCTTCCCTGGTTTTCTTCGGACGGCAGGCAACCGACAATTCTCCCTGGCGGGTCTGGCATGTAGGACTTTGGCTGGGAGACGGTCTGATGATCCATGAAGACGGACCTTTGAAAATTGAAAGCCTGAATCCCGATGTATCTCCCTTTAACCAAAAACGGTACGAAACGTTTTACAGTGCCCGGGATTTTTTAAATGTTATCGGAAAGGGATATATCATTCCCGTAGCAAAACATGATTGGTATGTGAATTCATAA
- a CDS encoding transglutaminase domain-containing protein: protein MKKLLICLIGWTIMLNGQTFDKKINGYIDAGNFAKAEKRIYKLIGSGELTESQVWDLKAQIDLMQRIRLDFNKDLEDILPAIKKYYPNVSREQLETWEASGALECMTIDGKKKYFANAAPNLFRIDPEARAVKKAQDNPDMDTLDKTLNRIIPKMVKEARESGKSLLSPVRMRLNYTMKLKPDVIPDGEIVRCWMPWPREGHSRQSEIKLISTSREEYVIADNSHLQRSIYMEGKAEKGKATEFNVVFEITARPEVYLLKEDMIKPYDKTSPLYQEFTAERETHIRFTPEIQALSRLIVGDETHPLRIARKIFKYISDHYPWASAREYSTIPNIPSYVIQNNSGDCGQVTLLLLTLCRYNGIPARWQSGWMLHPGDVNLHDWGELYFEGVGWVPADQSFGRRNFEDPDMEFFFLGGMDPYRLIVNDDYSAPLYPAKTWLRSETVDFQRGEMEWRGGNLYFNQWNWDMEVKYLESGEL, encoded by the coding sequence ATGAAAAAACTCTTAATATGTCTCATAGGATGGACAATCATGCTGAATGGACAGACATTTGATAAAAAAATTAACGGTTATATTGACGCCGGGAATTTTGCCAAAGCAGAGAAAAGAATCTACAAACTGATTGGATCCGGAGAGTTGACAGAAAGTCAGGTGTGGGATTTAAAAGCTCAGATAGATCTGATGCAACGTATCCGTTTGGATTTTAACAAGGATCTTGAGGATATCCTCCCGGCCATAAAAAAATATTATCCCAACGTAAGTCGGGAGCAATTGGAAACCTGGGAAGCGAGCGGTGCCTTGGAATGTATGACCATCGATGGAAAAAAGAAGTATTTTGCCAATGCTGCACCCAATCTCTTCCGGATTGACCCCGAAGCCCGGGCTGTAAAAAAGGCCCAAGATAATCCGGATATGGACACCCTGGATAAAACCCTGAACCGAATTATTCCAAAAATGGTGAAGGAAGCCCGGGAATCAGGAAAAAGTCTCTTATCCCCGGTCCGGATGCGTTTGAACTATACCATGAAACTCAAACCGGATGTGATTCCTGACGGTGAAATAGTCCGCTGCTGGATGCCCTGGCCCCGGGAAGGACACAGTCGGCAATCAGAGATCAAGCTTATCAGTACAAGTCGTGAGGAGTATGTGATCGCGGATAATTCCCATCTTCAACGCAGTATTTATATGGAAGGAAAGGCGGAAAAAGGGAAAGCCACGGAATTCAATGTCGTTTTTGAAATAACAGCCCGGCCGGAGGTGTACCTGTTAAAGGAAGACATGATTAAGCCTTATGATAAAACCAGTCCGCTCTATCAGGAATTCACGGCAGAACGGGAAACGCACATCCGTTTTACTCCGGAAATTCAGGCCCTTTCCAGATTAATTGTTGGAGATGAAACACATCCATTACGCATAGCCCGGAAAATTTTTAAATATATCAGTGACCATTATCCCTGGGCCAGTGCGCGAGAATATTCCACCATTCCCAATATTCCGTCCTATGTGATACAGAATAACAGCGGAGATTGCGGACAGGTTACACTGCTTTTGTTAACCTTATGCCGTTACAACGGAATTCCGGCCCGGTGGCAAAGCGGTTGGATGCTTCATCCCGGTGATGTCAATCTTCACGACTGGGGCGAACTCTATTTTGAAGGTGTGGGATGGGTCCCGGCAGATCAATCTTTCGGCAGACGGAACTTTGAAGATCCGGACATGGAATTCTTTTTTCTGGGAGGGATGGATCCTTACCGCTTGATTGTCAATGATGATTACTCTGCTCCTCTCTATCCTGCCAAAACATGGCTTCGCAGCGAGACAGTTGATTTCCAGCGGGGTGAAATGGAATGGCGTGGTGGGAATCTCTATTTTAACCAGTGGAACTGGGATATGGAGGTAAAATATTTGGAGAGTGGAGAGTTGTGA
- the feoB gene encoding ferrous iron transport protein B: MTPSKEIRVALAGNPNSGKTSLFNALVGSNQKVGNFTGVTVEKYEGFRKYRDYKIRFTDLPGTYSLSAYSPEERVARNFILTEKPDLVVHVVDGTNLERNLYLTTQIMDLDIPFVIALNMYDEVKDKNIDINLDHLERLLGAHIVPTSAVEKTGIQDLLDHIVDTREGTITFRPHKLQYSQTLHKLIHDIEEILSRAKDLNTSQPNHWLAIKLLESDKEVYKILRDNPIWITLNQYLSKHLEPFKHLTGNDPEILLTEERYAFIRGALTETVHFPGKRRRDLTDILDTILINRFTGLPIFALIMYLIFTATFRLGEYPMIWIEDFFSWISIGLKNTLPDTLFRSILVDGMIAGVGGVLVFLPNILILFLGISLLEGTGYMARAAFVVDKIMHRVGLHGKSFIPMLTGFGCSVPAFMATRTLKNDADRITTLLIIPFMSCGAKLPVYTLLIGAFFPARHAGKVLFGIYIFGILIALGSAGLFKKTLFKGESEPFVMELPPYRWPSLQSLLLQMWHKARMYVRKAATVILAASILIWIAGNFPKDENVAQKMDALKTQIQEQDLSPYETSRALEKIKAEEEALQFEQSYAARLGKALEPAIKPLGFDWRIGVALVSGIAAKEVVVSTMGTIYSIGSQVTEESTSLRERLRNDPAYNAAVGLALMVFVLLYVPCIAATVIFHREAGAFKWTLLYFFYTIGVAWIMAFIVYQLMSLFF; encoded by the coding sequence ATGACACCATCCAAAGAAATTCGTGTCGCCCTGGCAGGAAATCCCAACAGTGGAAAAACATCCCTATTTAATGCCCTTGTCGGCTCAAACCAAAAAGTGGGAAATTTTACCGGAGTTACCGTCGAAAAATATGAGGGTTTCCGGAAATACCGGGATTATAAAATCCGGTTTACCGACCTGCCAGGCACCTACAGCCTTTCTGCTTATTCTCCGGAAGAACGGGTGGCGCGAAATTTCATCCTGACCGAAAAACCTGATCTTGTTGTTCATGTGGTTGACGGGACAAACCTGGAAAGAAACCTATATCTGACAACTCAAATCATGGATCTGGATATTCCCTTTGTCATTGCCCTTAATATGTATGACGAAGTGAAAGATAAAAATATAGATATTAACCTGGATCATTTAGAACGTCTGTTAGGCGCCCATATCGTCCCTACGTCAGCCGTAGAAAAAACCGGCATCCAGGATCTGCTGGACCATATTGTAGATACCCGGGAAGGGACGATCACATTCCGACCTCATAAACTCCAGTACTCACAAACCCTTCACAAACTCATTCACGATATTGAAGAAATTCTTTCCCGGGCAAAAGATCTGAATACAAGCCAGCCGAATCATTGGCTGGCCATTAAATTGCTGGAAAGTGACAAAGAAGTCTATAAGATTCTGCGTGACAATCCCATTTGGATAACGCTGAACCAGTATTTATCAAAACACCTTGAGCCTTTTAAACATCTTACCGGTAATGATCCGGAAATTTTGCTGACCGAGGAACGGTACGCCTTTATCCGGGGTGCCCTGACTGAAACCGTTCATTTCCCGGGCAAACGGAGACGTGATTTAACAGATATTCTCGATACTATCCTGATTAACCGTTTTACCGGTTTACCAATTTTTGCTTTGATTATGTATCTGATTTTTACAGCAACTTTCCGCCTGGGAGAATATCCCATGATCTGGATTGAGGATTTTTTCTCCTGGATCAGTATAGGACTTAAGAATACACTTCCCGATACCCTTTTCAGATCTATTCTTGTGGATGGAATGATTGCCGGTGTCGGCGGTGTCCTGGTTTTTTTACCCAATATTCTTATTCTGTTTCTGGGGATATCTTTGCTGGAAGGAACCGGTTACATGGCCAGGGCTGCTTTTGTCGTGGATAAAATCATGCATCGTGTCGGACTCCATGGCAAATCGTTTATTCCCATGCTCACCGGCTTTGGGTGCTCGGTTCCGGCCTTTATGGCCACGCGAACCCTGAAAAACGACGCAGACCGGATTACCACGCTGCTGATTATCCCGTTTATGAGTTGCGGGGCTAAACTTCCCGTCTATACTCTTCTGATCGGAGCCTTTTTTCCGGCCCGTCATGCTGGAAAAGTCCTTTTTGGAATCTATATTTTTGGGATTCTCATTGCCCTGGGATCTGCCGGATTATTTAAAAAAACTCTTTTCAAAGGGGAATCTGAACCTTTTGTCATGGAACTGCCCCCCTATCGCTGGCCGTCCCTCCAGTCCCTGCTGCTACAGATGTGGCATAAAGCCAGGATGTATGTCCGTAAAGCCGCAACGGTGATCCTTGCCGCATCCATTCTTATCTGGATCGCCGGCAATTTTCCCAAAGATGAAAATGTTGCCCAAAAAATGGATGCCCTGAAAACACAGATCCAGGAACAGGATCTCTCCCCTTACGAAACATCCCGGGCACTTGAAAAAATTAAAGCGGAAGAAGAAGCCCTTCAGTTTGAACAGTCTTACGCCGCCCGGCTGGGCAAAGCTCTGGAACCGGCCATCAAACCCCTGGGATTCGACTGGCGCATCGGTGTGGCTCTGGTCAGTGGCATTGCCGCCAAGGAAGTGGTGGTATCTACCATGGGAACCATTTATTCAATCGGAAGCCAGGTAACGGAAGAGTCGACCTCACTCCGTGAACGCCTGCGGAATGATCCGGCCTATAATGCGGCAGTTGGACTCGCACTCATGGTCTTCGTCCTCCTATATGTCCCTTGCATTGCCGCAACGGTCATTTTTCACCGGGAAGCCGGTGCTTTCAAATGGACTCTTCTTTACTTTTTCTATACTATCGGTGTTGCATGGATTATGGCTTTCATTGTATATCAACTCATGAGTCTATTTTTTTGA
- a CDS encoding heparan-alpha-glucosaminide N-acetyltransferase domain-containing protein produces the protein MAELRKDRIEAIDVFRGLTIFLMFIVIAIGAGGYRNLPQTASWFGSLPISTWNHADIAWERFVEKKTEEGFTEEEINTMPEAALKNVGLTLTDLVAPFFIFIVGLCLPLSRAKHGREWWNHVLSRTVKLIFFGILYISLILGLSWWWGILQAIGVSYFMAAASLKLNRKGRWIAVFGVLAFHMLMSHFTDWWLNFGNTSEPFFRISTLSGNMAKPLRVHCLPWVSISYGALTIIGVMLGEAVASKDRKRILTDSFRLGAIFMAIGYAIHKTGLMTGVTSLSFNKPDVTASYALFTAGLACVVFGLLYWIVDVKKYKGWIFPFKQLGINALLAYFMQIFMRIFFRALHLEAFFAGEPNDQLQQWAGLWTWSGWQHFWLDKTGYNGLFWALLWSVCLWFCVYAFNKRKIYWKL, from the coding sequence ATGGCAGAATTGCGTAAAGACCGTATTGAGGCTATCGATGTTTTTCGGGGTCTGACGATTTTTCTCATGTTCATTGTCATCGCCATCGGAGCCGGTGGATACCGGAACCTCCCACAAACTGCTTCCTGGTTTGGCAGTCTTCCCATTTCCACCTGGAATCATGCAGATATAGCCTGGGAACGATTTGTAGAGAAAAAAACCGAAGAAGGTTTTACTGAAGAAGAGATTAACACCATGCCGGAAGCGGCGTTGAAAAATGTTGGATTAACCCTGACAGATTTGGTAGCTCCATTCTTTATTTTCATTGTTGGACTGTGTCTGCCCCTCAGCCGGGCAAAGCATGGCCGGGAATGGTGGAATCACGTTTTAAGCCGTACCGTTAAATTGATTTTTTTCGGCATTCTATACATCAGCCTGATTCTTGGGCTCTCCTGGTGGTGGGGGATCCTTCAGGCTATCGGGGTATCGTATTTTATGGCTGCTGCAAGCCTTAAGCTGAACCGCAAAGGACGATGGATCGCCGTTTTTGGGGTTCTTGCCTTCCATATGCTCATGAGCCATTTTACAGACTGGTGGCTGAATTTCGGAAATACCAGCGAGCCTTTTTTCCGTATAAGTACCCTTTCCGGCAATATGGCAAAACCACTGCGGGTTCACTGCCTTCCGTGGGTTTCGATTTCTTATGGTGCCTTAACCATTATAGGTGTAATGCTGGGTGAAGCTGTGGCAAGTAAAGATCGAAAACGTATTTTGACAGATTCTTTCCGGCTTGGAGCCATCTTTATGGCTATTGGATATGCAATCCACAAAACGGGTCTTATGACAGGAGTGACTTCCCTAAGCTTTAACAAGCCTGATGTCACCGCATCCTATGCCTTGTTTACAGCCGGGCTGGCCTGTGTCGTTTTCGGTCTCCTATACTGGATTGTGGATGTAAAAAAATATAAAGGATGGATTTTCCCATTCAAACAACTGGGTATCAATGCCCTTTTAGCCTATTTCATGCAGATTTTTATGAGAATTTTCTTTCGGGCACTGCACCTGGAAGCTTTTTTCGCCGGAGAACCCAACGATCAACTGCAGCAATGGGCAGGACTCTGGACCTGGAGTGGCTGGCAACACTTTTGGCTGGATAAAACAGGTTATAACGGCCTTTTCTGGGCATTGCTTTGGAGTGTTTGCCTGTGGTTCTGTGTGTATGCATTTAACAAACGAAAAATATACTGGAAATTATAG